From Anopheles coluzzii chromosome 3, AcolN3, whole genome shotgun sequence, the proteins below share one genomic window:
- the LOC120959968 gene encoding m-AAA protease-interacting protein 1, mitochondrial, whose amino-acid sequence MFVVQSGAVKFKQFSRSFSSFSRFAISCSRSTAVVTTSPLCGKHSPRTLAAWSPSTVGAFGGSPMVNNNHNIVQMRWNSTDEQSSRQRIRKRPMLMDFPQLVWPSVIKTIRNWIMVHFIIRPYFDREFSLPEFIQGTKQALQVVSSSLAGGEVKQLEGLVDRAALADLKQSLAKMSVAERYDIQVEKEDVYFSFPYQVGVMFDESDDDSQKRFVEITMVFHVLRGLKGMIERGETVPLNVGVLPEFRDKISICNYRFIKEFTKGVDSDWTVNVVNHFKPSDYVEE is encoded by the exons ATGTTTGTTGTTCAAAGTGGTGCGGTAAAATTTAAGCAATTTTCGCGAAGTTTTAGTAGTTTTTCGCGTTTTGCAATCAGTTGCAGTAGGAGCACTGCCGTAGTAACTACTTCGCCACTATGTGGCAAACACTCGCCGCGTACTCTGGCCGCGTGGTCGCCAAGCACAGTCGGTGCCTTCGGCGGCTCGCCGATGGTAAACAACAATCACAACATTGTGCAAATGCGATGGAACTCCACCGATGAACAATCTTCCCGTCAGCGGATTCGCAAACGGCCCATGCTGATGGATTTCCCGCAGCTGGTGTGGCCTTCGGTGATAAAAACCATCCGGAACTGGATCATGGTGCACTTCATCATCCGACCGTACTTCGACCGGGAGTTTTCCCTTCCCGAATTCATTCAGGGAACGAAACAAGCTTTGCAG GTTGTATCTTCATCGCTTGCCGGAGGCGAAGTGAAGCAGTTGGAAGGATTGGTTGACCGAGCGGCCTTAGCGGATCTAAAACAGTCACTAGCAAAAATGTCCGTCGCCGAACGATATGACATACAGGTGGAGAAAGAGGATGTATATTTCTCCTTTCCCTACCAAGTCGGCGTAATGTTTGACGAATCGGACGACGACAGCCAGAAGCGGTTCGTTGAAATAACGATGGTTTTCCACGTGCTGAGAGGCCTCAAGGGAATGATCGAACGTGGCGAAACCGTCCCGCTGAATGTGGG GGTCCTGCCAGAATTCCGGGACAAGATTAGCATCTGCAACTATCGTTTCATCAAGGAGTTTACCAAAGGCGTTGACTCGGACTGGACTGTGAATGTAGTGAATCACTTCAAGCCAAGTGACTACGTCGAAGAATAA
- the LOC120959966 gene encoding nocturnin isoform X1 has protein sequence MDLLPVGRFGPKTLTEKLGTITRMLPDGSVGFLRGTCRKDSSANDDEADDVLAIAHGHRHRHHHHHHAEGDDRVPRGAEDGEDEIDLSRFASEKEARAYFKRKLAIFEASMMTPVAANRRLAVRKLELEGGFGEPYGSSVGDSVGPMIDELDCIPPRQLLMYLVRMGSFTSAPQIKNVDYQDDKLEITDGMSVPDLVDYCRIARGDERPQLVKRKFLKPIDRLNGSDLTDGFKMLQLDSISKTSLSFAACSEPSATATQLRIFQWNMLSQTLGMHNDGFVRCPLEALTWECRRYQVIEEIVQNDPDIICLQEVDHFKFLQKILSTQNYEGVFFPKPDSPCLYINGNNGPDGCAVFYKKDRLEMVNHFTRVLEVWRVQSNQVAIAAVLRTLDTQQEFCVTTTHLKARKGALLSKLRNEQGKDLLYFIDGVAENRPVILCGDFNAEPIEPIYSTVLNYKPLGLASAYSDLLAEESQDENNQNALNTVVERSGERCSRSSIGSAHSATDDCGLSNGVRTKAEQSAAYEPPYTTWKIREEGEVCHTIDYVFYSKDKLTVKNCLMFPSGEEIGVDRTPSFQYPSDHFSLVCDIELKPASDASQSDVCSTIPNHQL, from the exons ATGGATCTGCTACCGGTGGGCCGGTTTGGCCCGAAGACACTGACGGAGAAACTGGGCACCATCACGCGGATGCTGCCGGACGGTTCGGTCGGGTTCCTTCGGGGCACCTGCCGCAAAGACTCGTCCGCTAACGATGATGAGGCCGACGACGTCCTGGCGATCGCTCACGGCCACCGTcaccgtcaccaccaccaccaccatgctgAAGGAGACGACAGGGTGCCGCGTGGTGCCGAGGACGGTGAGGACGAAATCGACCTGAGCCGGTTCGCGAGCGAGAAAGAGGCCCGTGCGTACTTCAAGCGAAAGTTGGCCATCTTCGAGGCGTCGATGATGACGCCGGTCGCGGCCAACAGACGGCTGGCGGTGAGGAAGCTGGAGCTGGAGGGCGGTTTCGGTGAGCCGTACGGGTCGTCGGTCGGCGACAGCGTCGGTCCTATGATAGACGAGCTGGATTGTATCCCGCCCAGACAGCTGCTAATGTACTTGGTGAG AATGGGCTCGTTCACATCAGCGCCGCAAATAAAGAATGTGGACTATCAGGATGATAAGCTGGAAATCACGGACGGTATGTCGGTGCCGGATCTGGTCGACTACTGCCGGATAGCGCGCGGCGACGAACGTCCCCAGCTTGTGAAGCGCAAATTTCTCAAACCGATCGATCGCTTGAACGGTAGCGATCTGACGGACGGCTTCAAGATGCTGCAGCTGGACTCCATCTCGAAAA CTTCCCTATCGTTTGCAGCGTGCAGCGAACCATCGGCTACGGCCACACAGCTTCGAATATTCCAATGGAACATGCTCTCACAGA CACTCGGCATGCACAATGACGGATTCGTGCGCTGTCCGCTCGAGGCACTGACGTGGGAATGCCGGCGGTATCAGGTGATTGAGGAAATTGTACAAAACGATCCCGACATTATCTGTCTGCAG GAAGTGGACCATTTtaaatttctgcaaaaaatTCTCAGCACACAAAACTACGAGGGCGTGTTCTTCCCCAAACCCGACTCGCCCTGCCTGTACATAAACGGCAACAACGGACCGGACGGCTGTGCCGTGTTTTACAAGAAGGATCGCCTCGAAATGGTCAACCACTTCACCCGCGTGCTGGAGGTGTGGCGTGTACAGAGCAATCAGGTGGCGATAGCGGCCGTACTGCGAACGCTCGACACACAGCAAGAGTTTTGCGTCACCACGACCCACTTAAAGGCGCGCAAGGGTGCGCTGCTGTCGAAGCTGCGGAACGAGCAGGGCAAGGATCTGCTGTACTTCATCGACGGTGTGGCGGAAAATCGGCCGGTGATACTGTGCGGCGATTTTAATGCGGAACCGATCGAACCCATCTACAGCACGGTGCTAAACTATAAACCGCTCGGGCTGGCCAGTGCGTACTCGGACCTGCTGGCGGAGGAATCGCAGGATGAGAATAATCAGAACGCGCTCAACACTGTCGTTGAGCGGTCGGGTGAGCGGTGTAGCCGCAGCAGTATTGGATCCGCGCACAGTGCCACCGACGACTGCGGGCTGTCGAATGGCGTTAGGACGAAGGCGGAACAATCGGCGGCATACGAACCGCCGTACACGACGTGGAAGATCCGCGAGGAGGGCGAAGTATGTCACACGATTGATTATGTGTTTTATTCCAAGGACAAACTAACG GTGAAAAATTGCCTCATGTTCCCTTCCGGCGAGGAGATTGGTGTGGATCGCACGCCCAGCTTCCAGTATCCTTCCGATCACTTTTCGCTGGTGTGCGACATCGAATTAAAGCCCGCGAGCGATGCTTCACAATCGGACGTTTGTAGCACGATACCGAACCATCAGCTGTAG
- the LOC120959966 gene encoding nocturnin isoform X2 — MDLLPVGRFGPKTLTEKLGTITRMLPDGSVGFLRGTCRKDSSANDDEADDVLAIAHGHRHRHHHHHHAEGDDRVPRGAEDGEDEIDLSRFASEKEARAYFKRKLAIFEASMMTPVAANRRLAVRKLELEGGFGEPYGSSVGDSVGPMIDELDCIPPRQLLMYLVRMGSFTSAPQIKNVDYQDDKLEITDGMSVPDLVDYCRIARGDERPQLVKRKFLKPIDRLNGSDLTDGFKMLQLDSISKTCSEPSATATQLRIFQWNMLSQTLGMHNDGFVRCPLEALTWECRRYQVIEEIVQNDPDIICLQEVDHFKFLQKILSTQNYEGVFFPKPDSPCLYINGNNGPDGCAVFYKKDRLEMVNHFTRVLEVWRVQSNQVAIAAVLRTLDTQQEFCVTTTHLKARKGALLSKLRNEQGKDLLYFIDGVAENRPVILCGDFNAEPIEPIYSTVLNYKPLGLASAYSDLLAEESQDENNQNALNTVVERSGERCSRSSIGSAHSATDDCGLSNGVRTKAEQSAAYEPPYTTWKIREEGEVCHTIDYVFYSKDKLTVKNCLMFPSGEEIGVDRTPSFQYPSDHFSLVCDIELKPASDASQSDVCSTIPNHQL; from the exons ATGGATCTGCTACCGGTGGGCCGGTTTGGCCCGAAGACACTGACGGAGAAACTGGGCACCATCACGCGGATGCTGCCGGACGGTTCGGTCGGGTTCCTTCGGGGCACCTGCCGCAAAGACTCGTCCGCTAACGATGATGAGGCCGACGACGTCCTGGCGATCGCTCACGGCCACCGTcaccgtcaccaccaccaccaccatgctgAAGGAGACGACAGGGTGCCGCGTGGTGCCGAGGACGGTGAGGACGAAATCGACCTGAGCCGGTTCGCGAGCGAGAAAGAGGCCCGTGCGTACTTCAAGCGAAAGTTGGCCATCTTCGAGGCGTCGATGATGACGCCGGTCGCGGCCAACAGACGGCTGGCGGTGAGGAAGCTGGAGCTGGAGGGCGGTTTCGGTGAGCCGTACGGGTCGTCGGTCGGCGACAGCGTCGGTCCTATGATAGACGAGCTGGATTGTATCCCGCCCAGACAGCTGCTAATGTACTTGGTGAG AATGGGCTCGTTCACATCAGCGCCGCAAATAAAGAATGTGGACTATCAGGATGATAAGCTGGAAATCACGGACGGTATGTCGGTGCCGGATCTGGTCGACTACTGCCGGATAGCGCGCGGCGACGAACGTCCCCAGCTTGTGAAGCGCAAATTTCTCAAACCGATCGATCGCTTGAACGGTAGCGATCTGACGGACGGCTTCAAGATGCTGCAGCTGGACTCCATCTCGAAAA CGTGCAGCGAACCATCGGCTACGGCCACACAGCTTCGAATATTCCAATGGAACATGCTCTCACAGA CACTCGGCATGCACAATGACGGATTCGTGCGCTGTCCGCTCGAGGCACTGACGTGGGAATGCCGGCGGTATCAGGTGATTGAGGAAATTGTACAAAACGATCCCGACATTATCTGTCTGCAG GAAGTGGACCATTTtaaatttctgcaaaaaatTCTCAGCACACAAAACTACGAGGGCGTGTTCTTCCCCAAACCCGACTCGCCCTGCCTGTACATAAACGGCAACAACGGACCGGACGGCTGTGCCGTGTTTTACAAGAAGGATCGCCTCGAAATGGTCAACCACTTCACCCGCGTGCTGGAGGTGTGGCGTGTACAGAGCAATCAGGTGGCGATAGCGGCCGTACTGCGAACGCTCGACACACAGCAAGAGTTTTGCGTCACCACGACCCACTTAAAGGCGCGCAAGGGTGCGCTGCTGTCGAAGCTGCGGAACGAGCAGGGCAAGGATCTGCTGTACTTCATCGACGGTGTGGCGGAAAATCGGCCGGTGATACTGTGCGGCGATTTTAATGCGGAACCGATCGAACCCATCTACAGCACGGTGCTAAACTATAAACCGCTCGGGCTGGCCAGTGCGTACTCGGACCTGCTGGCGGAGGAATCGCAGGATGAGAATAATCAGAACGCGCTCAACACTGTCGTTGAGCGGTCGGGTGAGCGGTGTAGCCGCAGCAGTATTGGATCCGCGCACAGTGCCACCGACGACTGCGGGCTGTCGAATGGCGTTAGGACGAAGGCGGAACAATCGGCGGCATACGAACCGCCGTACACGACGTGGAAGATCCGCGAGGAGGGCGAAGTATGTCACACGATTGATTATGTGTTTTATTCCAAGGACAAACTAACG GTGAAAAATTGCCTCATGTTCCCTTCCGGCGAGGAGATTGGTGTGGATCGCACGCCCAGCTTCCAGTATCCTTCCGATCACTTTTCGCTGGTGTGCGACATCGAATTAAAGCCCGCGAGCGATGCTTCACAATCGGACGTTTGTAGCACGATACCGAACCATCAGCTGTAG
- the LOC120959966 gene encoding nocturnin isoform X6 — translation MDLLVRTTWVFTTKRFKNLLFIPRMGSFTSAPQIKNVDYQDDKLEITDGMSVPDLVDYCRIARGDERPQLVKRKFLKPIDRLNGSDLTDGFKMLQLDSISKTCSEPSATATQLRIFQWNMLSQTLGMHNDGFVRCPLEALTWECRRYQVIEEIVQNDPDIICLQEVDHFKFLQKILSTQNYEGVFFPKPDSPCLYINGNNGPDGCAVFYKKDRLEMVNHFTRVLEVWRVQSNQVAIAAVLRTLDTQQEFCVTTTHLKARKGALLSKLRNEQGKDLLYFIDGVAENRPVILCGDFNAEPIEPIYSTVLNYKPLGLASAYSDLLAEESQDENNQNALNTVVERSGERCSRSSIGSAHSATDDCGLSNGVRTKAEQSAAYEPPYTTWKIREEGEVCHTIDYVFYSKDKLTVKNCLMFPSGEEIGVDRTPSFQYPSDHFSLVCDIELKPASDASQSDVCSTIPNHQL, via the exons ATGGATCTGCTCGTTCGCACTACTTGGGTATTCACAACGAAGCGCTTTAAGAATTTACTATTCATCCCAAG AATGGGCTCGTTCACATCAGCGCCGCAAATAAAGAATGTGGACTATCAGGATGATAAGCTGGAAATCACGGACGGTATGTCGGTGCCGGATCTGGTCGACTACTGCCGGATAGCGCGCGGCGACGAACGTCCCCAGCTTGTGAAGCGCAAATTTCTCAAACCGATCGATCGCTTGAACGGTAGCGATCTGACGGACGGCTTCAAGATGCTGCAGCTGGACTCCATCTCGAAAA CGTGCAGCGAACCATCGGCTACGGCCACACAGCTTCGAATATTCCAATGGAACATGCTCTCACAGA CACTCGGCATGCACAATGACGGATTCGTGCGCTGTCCGCTCGAGGCACTGACGTGGGAATGCCGGCGGTATCAGGTGATTGAGGAAATTGTACAAAACGATCCCGACATTATCTGTCTGCAG GAAGTGGACCATTTtaaatttctgcaaaaaatTCTCAGCACACAAAACTACGAGGGCGTGTTCTTCCCCAAACCCGACTCGCCCTGCCTGTACATAAACGGCAACAACGGACCGGACGGCTGTGCCGTGTTTTACAAGAAGGATCGCCTCGAAATGGTCAACCACTTCACCCGCGTGCTGGAGGTGTGGCGTGTACAGAGCAATCAGGTGGCGATAGCGGCCGTACTGCGAACGCTCGACACACAGCAAGAGTTTTGCGTCACCACGACCCACTTAAAGGCGCGCAAGGGTGCGCTGCTGTCGAAGCTGCGGAACGAGCAGGGCAAGGATCTGCTGTACTTCATCGACGGTGTGGCGGAAAATCGGCCGGTGATACTGTGCGGCGATTTTAATGCGGAACCGATCGAACCCATCTACAGCACGGTGCTAAACTATAAACCGCTCGGGCTGGCCAGTGCGTACTCGGACCTGCTGGCGGAGGAATCGCAGGATGAGAATAATCAGAACGCGCTCAACACTGTCGTTGAGCGGTCGGGTGAGCGGTGTAGCCGCAGCAGTATTGGATCCGCGCACAGTGCCACCGACGACTGCGGGCTGTCGAATGGCGTTAGGACGAAGGCGGAACAATCGGCGGCATACGAACCGCCGTACACGACGTGGAAGATCCGCGAGGAGGGCGAAGTATGTCACACGATTGATTATGTGTTTTATTCCAAGGACAAACTAACG GTGAAAAATTGCCTCATGTTCCCTTCCGGCGAGGAGATTGGTGTGGATCGCACGCCCAGCTTCCAGTATCCTTCCGATCACTTTTCGCTGGTGTGCGACATCGAATTAAAGCCCGCGAGCGATGCTTCACAATCGGACGTTTGTAGCACGATACCGAACCATCAGCTGTAG
- the LOC120959966 gene encoding nocturnin isoform X5, whose product MDLLVRTTWVFTTKRFKNLLFIPRMGSFTSAPQIKNVDYQDDKLEITDGMSVPDLVDYCRIARGDERPQLVKRKFLKPIDRLNGSDLTDGFKMLQLDSISKTSLSFAACSEPSATATQLRIFQWNMLSQTLGMHNDGFVRCPLEALTWECRRYQVIEEIVQNDPDIICLQEVDHFKFLQKILSTQNYEGVFFPKPDSPCLYINGNNGPDGCAVFYKKDRLEMVNHFTRVLEVWRVQSNQVAIAAVLRTLDTQQEFCVTTTHLKARKGALLSKLRNEQGKDLLYFIDGVAENRPVILCGDFNAEPIEPIYSTVLNYKPLGLASAYSDLLAEESQDENNQNALNTVVERSGERCSRSSIGSAHSATDDCGLSNGVRTKAEQSAAYEPPYTTWKIREEGEVCHTIDYVFYSKDKLTVKNCLMFPSGEEIGVDRTPSFQYPSDHFSLVCDIELKPASDASQSDVCSTIPNHQL is encoded by the exons ATGGATCTGCTCGTTCGCACTACTTGGGTATTCACAACGAAGCGCTTTAAGAATTTACTATTCATCCCAAG AATGGGCTCGTTCACATCAGCGCCGCAAATAAAGAATGTGGACTATCAGGATGATAAGCTGGAAATCACGGACGGTATGTCGGTGCCGGATCTGGTCGACTACTGCCGGATAGCGCGCGGCGACGAACGTCCCCAGCTTGTGAAGCGCAAATTTCTCAAACCGATCGATCGCTTGAACGGTAGCGATCTGACGGACGGCTTCAAGATGCTGCAGCTGGACTCCATCTCGAAAA CTTCCCTATCGTTTGCAGCGTGCAGCGAACCATCGGCTACGGCCACACAGCTTCGAATATTCCAATGGAACATGCTCTCACAGA CACTCGGCATGCACAATGACGGATTCGTGCGCTGTCCGCTCGAGGCACTGACGTGGGAATGCCGGCGGTATCAGGTGATTGAGGAAATTGTACAAAACGATCCCGACATTATCTGTCTGCAG GAAGTGGACCATTTtaaatttctgcaaaaaatTCTCAGCACACAAAACTACGAGGGCGTGTTCTTCCCCAAACCCGACTCGCCCTGCCTGTACATAAACGGCAACAACGGACCGGACGGCTGTGCCGTGTTTTACAAGAAGGATCGCCTCGAAATGGTCAACCACTTCACCCGCGTGCTGGAGGTGTGGCGTGTACAGAGCAATCAGGTGGCGATAGCGGCCGTACTGCGAACGCTCGACACACAGCAAGAGTTTTGCGTCACCACGACCCACTTAAAGGCGCGCAAGGGTGCGCTGCTGTCGAAGCTGCGGAACGAGCAGGGCAAGGATCTGCTGTACTTCATCGACGGTGTGGCGGAAAATCGGCCGGTGATACTGTGCGGCGATTTTAATGCGGAACCGATCGAACCCATCTACAGCACGGTGCTAAACTATAAACCGCTCGGGCTGGCCAGTGCGTACTCGGACCTGCTGGCGGAGGAATCGCAGGATGAGAATAATCAGAACGCGCTCAACACTGTCGTTGAGCGGTCGGGTGAGCGGTGTAGCCGCAGCAGTATTGGATCCGCGCACAGTGCCACCGACGACTGCGGGCTGTCGAATGGCGTTAGGACGAAGGCGGAACAATCGGCGGCATACGAACCGCCGTACACGACGTGGAAGATCCGCGAGGAGGGCGAAGTATGTCACACGATTGATTATGTGTTTTATTCCAAGGACAAACTAACG GTGAAAAATTGCCTCATGTTCCCTTCCGGCGAGGAGATTGGTGTGGATCGCACGCCCAGCTTCCAGTATCCTTCCGATCACTTTTCGCTGGTGTGCGACATCGAATTAAAGCCCGCGAGCGATGCTTCACAATCGGACGTTTGTAGCACGATACCGAACCATCAGCTGTAG
- the LOC120959966 gene encoding nocturnin isoform X3, whose amino-acid sequence MLDPCGEIQLTEKPSHGGVPMNGALKKSHLQRVMLQRMGSFTSAPQIKNVDYQDDKLEITDGMSVPDLVDYCRIARGDERPQLVKRKFLKPIDRLNGSDLTDGFKMLQLDSISKTSLSFAACSEPSATATQLRIFQWNMLSQTLGMHNDGFVRCPLEALTWECRRYQVIEEIVQNDPDIICLQEVDHFKFLQKILSTQNYEGVFFPKPDSPCLYINGNNGPDGCAVFYKKDRLEMVNHFTRVLEVWRVQSNQVAIAAVLRTLDTQQEFCVTTTHLKARKGALLSKLRNEQGKDLLYFIDGVAENRPVILCGDFNAEPIEPIYSTVLNYKPLGLASAYSDLLAEESQDENNQNALNTVVERSGERCSRSSIGSAHSATDDCGLSNGVRTKAEQSAAYEPPYTTWKIREEGEVCHTIDYVFYSKDKLTVKNCLMFPSGEEIGVDRTPSFQYPSDHFSLVCDIELKPASDASQSDVCSTIPNHQL is encoded by the exons ATGCTAGATCCGTGCGGTGAAATTCAGCTTACCGAAAAGCCCTCCCACGGGGGTGTGCCAATGAATGGGGCGCTGAAGAAAAGCCATCTACAGCGGGTGATGCTGCAAAG AATGGGCTCGTTCACATCAGCGCCGCAAATAAAGAATGTGGACTATCAGGATGATAAGCTGGAAATCACGGACGGTATGTCGGTGCCGGATCTGGTCGACTACTGCCGGATAGCGCGCGGCGACGAACGTCCCCAGCTTGTGAAGCGCAAATTTCTCAAACCGATCGATCGCTTGAACGGTAGCGATCTGACGGACGGCTTCAAGATGCTGCAGCTGGACTCCATCTCGAAAA CTTCCCTATCGTTTGCAGCGTGCAGCGAACCATCGGCTACGGCCACACAGCTTCGAATATTCCAATGGAACATGCTCTCACAGA CACTCGGCATGCACAATGACGGATTCGTGCGCTGTCCGCTCGAGGCACTGACGTGGGAATGCCGGCGGTATCAGGTGATTGAGGAAATTGTACAAAACGATCCCGACATTATCTGTCTGCAG GAAGTGGACCATTTtaaatttctgcaaaaaatTCTCAGCACACAAAACTACGAGGGCGTGTTCTTCCCCAAACCCGACTCGCCCTGCCTGTACATAAACGGCAACAACGGACCGGACGGCTGTGCCGTGTTTTACAAGAAGGATCGCCTCGAAATGGTCAACCACTTCACCCGCGTGCTGGAGGTGTGGCGTGTACAGAGCAATCAGGTGGCGATAGCGGCCGTACTGCGAACGCTCGACACACAGCAAGAGTTTTGCGTCACCACGACCCACTTAAAGGCGCGCAAGGGTGCGCTGCTGTCGAAGCTGCGGAACGAGCAGGGCAAGGATCTGCTGTACTTCATCGACGGTGTGGCGGAAAATCGGCCGGTGATACTGTGCGGCGATTTTAATGCGGAACCGATCGAACCCATCTACAGCACGGTGCTAAACTATAAACCGCTCGGGCTGGCCAGTGCGTACTCGGACCTGCTGGCGGAGGAATCGCAGGATGAGAATAATCAGAACGCGCTCAACACTGTCGTTGAGCGGTCGGGTGAGCGGTGTAGCCGCAGCAGTATTGGATCCGCGCACAGTGCCACCGACGACTGCGGGCTGTCGAATGGCGTTAGGACGAAGGCGGAACAATCGGCGGCATACGAACCGCCGTACACGACGTGGAAGATCCGCGAGGAGGGCGAAGTATGTCACACGATTGATTATGTGTTTTATTCCAAGGACAAACTAACG GTGAAAAATTGCCTCATGTTCCCTTCCGGCGAGGAGATTGGTGTGGATCGCACGCCCAGCTTCCAGTATCCTTCCGATCACTTTTCGCTGGTGTGCGACATCGAATTAAAGCCCGCGAGCGATGCTTCACAATCGGACGTTTGTAGCACGATACCGAACCATCAGCTGTAG
- the LOC120959966 gene encoding nocturnin isoform X4, with translation MLDPCGEIQLTEKPSHGGVPMNGALKKSHLQRVMLQRMGSFTSAPQIKNVDYQDDKLEITDGMSVPDLVDYCRIARGDERPQLVKRKFLKPIDRLNGSDLTDGFKMLQLDSISKTCSEPSATATQLRIFQWNMLSQTLGMHNDGFVRCPLEALTWECRRYQVIEEIVQNDPDIICLQEVDHFKFLQKILSTQNYEGVFFPKPDSPCLYINGNNGPDGCAVFYKKDRLEMVNHFTRVLEVWRVQSNQVAIAAVLRTLDTQQEFCVTTTHLKARKGALLSKLRNEQGKDLLYFIDGVAENRPVILCGDFNAEPIEPIYSTVLNYKPLGLASAYSDLLAEESQDENNQNALNTVVERSGERCSRSSIGSAHSATDDCGLSNGVRTKAEQSAAYEPPYTTWKIREEGEVCHTIDYVFYSKDKLTVKNCLMFPSGEEIGVDRTPSFQYPSDHFSLVCDIELKPASDASQSDVCSTIPNHQL, from the exons ATGCTAGATCCGTGCGGTGAAATTCAGCTTACCGAAAAGCCCTCCCACGGGGGTGTGCCAATGAATGGGGCGCTGAAGAAAAGCCATCTACAGCGGGTGATGCTGCAAAG AATGGGCTCGTTCACATCAGCGCCGCAAATAAAGAATGTGGACTATCAGGATGATAAGCTGGAAATCACGGACGGTATGTCGGTGCCGGATCTGGTCGACTACTGCCGGATAGCGCGCGGCGACGAACGTCCCCAGCTTGTGAAGCGCAAATTTCTCAAACCGATCGATCGCTTGAACGGTAGCGATCTGACGGACGGCTTCAAGATGCTGCAGCTGGACTCCATCTCGAAAA CGTGCAGCGAACCATCGGCTACGGCCACACAGCTTCGAATATTCCAATGGAACATGCTCTCACAGA CACTCGGCATGCACAATGACGGATTCGTGCGCTGTCCGCTCGAGGCACTGACGTGGGAATGCCGGCGGTATCAGGTGATTGAGGAAATTGTACAAAACGATCCCGACATTATCTGTCTGCAG GAAGTGGACCATTTtaaatttctgcaaaaaatTCTCAGCACACAAAACTACGAGGGCGTGTTCTTCCCCAAACCCGACTCGCCCTGCCTGTACATAAACGGCAACAACGGACCGGACGGCTGTGCCGTGTTTTACAAGAAGGATCGCCTCGAAATGGTCAACCACTTCACCCGCGTGCTGGAGGTGTGGCGTGTACAGAGCAATCAGGTGGCGATAGCGGCCGTACTGCGAACGCTCGACACACAGCAAGAGTTTTGCGTCACCACGACCCACTTAAAGGCGCGCAAGGGTGCGCTGCTGTCGAAGCTGCGGAACGAGCAGGGCAAGGATCTGCTGTACTTCATCGACGGTGTGGCGGAAAATCGGCCGGTGATACTGTGCGGCGATTTTAATGCGGAACCGATCGAACCCATCTACAGCACGGTGCTAAACTATAAACCGCTCGGGCTGGCCAGTGCGTACTCGGACCTGCTGGCGGAGGAATCGCAGGATGAGAATAATCAGAACGCGCTCAACACTGTCGTTGAGCGGTCGGGTGAGCGGTGTAGCCGCAGCAGTATTGGATCCGCGCACAGTGCCACCGACGACTGCGGGCTGTCGAATGGCGTTAGGACGAAGGCGGAACAATCGGCGGCATACGAACCGCCGTACACGACGTGGAAGATCCGCGAGGAGGGCGAAGTATGTCACACGATTGATTATGTGTTTTATTCCAAGGACAAACTAACG GTGAAAAATTGCCTCATGTTCCCTTCCGGCGAGGAGATTGGTGTGGATCGCACGCCCAGCTTCCAGTATCCTTCCGATCACTTTTCGCTGGTGTGCGACATCGAATTAAAGCCCGCGAGCGATGCTTCACAATCGGACGTTTGTAGCACGATACCGAACCATCAGCTGTAG